The genomic stretch AGAGGAATCGAAGCATGGCTGCTGGCGGATGAATCGGGCAAGCAAGGCGTCGTCGCCGCATGGACCCGCGGGGAAAGCCCGATCCCCACGCACGTTCGATTCGATTTGGGACAGGATATCGAATTCGTCGATTTGTGGGGCAATCGATCGACACACTCCCGCAGCGATGACGGAAATGATCTGACGCTGACCGCCATGCCCGTGCTGCTTCGAAAGATCGATCCGGGTATCGCACAACTCGCTGAAAGTCTCGAGATCGACGAGCCGTCTTTGCCGCCGAGAATCAAGACCCATCAGCGAACTATTCGATTAACCAACACAACCTCGCGTCCGCTGCGCGGCTTGATCCGATTCAGCGCACCGGCCGGATGGAGTTTGACCCCCTCAAGCTTTCCGATCGACGTCCAGCCCGGCGTTACCACGACCTTCACGACGCGAATTCGCATTCCGGCAAATCAGGCCGTGGGTGAATTCGAGCTGATCGGCCGATTAACGGCCGGCGTCGCAGGCAAAGCGCTGACGCTCCGGGTACCCGTGGAAGTGAAGTCGGAGGAACTGCGGGTCGACGTCGCGGCTGTACGCGACGTGGATGGATATAAAGTGATTCAGCGTGTCACCAATATGACATCACGTCCGCTTGATCTTAAGGCATCGTTGATTTCGCCGGACCATGCTCGACAGTGGCGGACGATCTCGCAGCTCGGCGCCGGCGAGTCGGCGACACGCCAATATGCCGTCAGCGTGCCCGCCGCGTCGGACGATCGGCCGATTCGTGTATCGGTCGAGCAGATCGGCGGGGAAATCCGCCATCACACCCTGCTCAACCTGAAGTAAGCGACCTGCGTCCATCTCGATGGACTTGTGCAGCCGACAGACGCGGAATCGAATGTCGAATCGCTACGACGATTGAAATGGAAGGCGAATCGGACCGCTTCGCAAAAGGGCGGAGTCCCCGATGAACAGAATTGACCGCTGCGGCTGTTCACCCGCGGCAATCAATCGCTCGTATGCTGTTCGCCGAATCGACATCCTCACGAATTCGTGACGAGTTCTCGATTCCTTGAAATACTTGAACTCGCGTCCCACCGCCTTCATGCCGCCACACTCGTAGGCGCGGATTGCCGGGTGGTTGTCCGGAAAGACAACCAGTGACACTTCGCGCGCGTTGAAATCGAGAAACCCGCGAGCCAGCACGGCACGCACGAAATTCTTGCCCAGCCCGCGACCGCGCAGGTGCGGCGCAAGCAGAAAATGGCCGATCCAGAGATGATCGCGCTCGCCAGGCATTTCGTTCAGCTCGGTGTAGCCGACTGGTGTCGCCGACGCGGCATCCCAGAGAAGCATCCGGCTCGATCGATCACGCCCCCATGCCATGACCTTTGATGCACTGAGCGGCGGCGGCGTTCGCGGAGCCAGCCAGAGCAGTTCCCGATCGTTTCGCACCCAGGTCGCAACAGTCGGGGCGTACAGCGCATCAAAATCACACAAACAAAGCGACATCGGCCGGCGCGTTCGCGCACGGCGCAGAGCGACTCGATCCCGCGCGGCGACAGATCGGCGTGACGCGGGTTTCGATGCGGGATCAGGCTGCCCGGGCTGAATCATGGACTCATTCCGTGCTTATTCGTCCTTCAGCGTATGGCCCAGCTTGTCGCGTTTGGTTTGCAGATATCGCCTGTTATGAGGATTTGATGCGACCTGAAGCGGCAATTGATCGACCACTTCAAGACCGTACACCTCAAGCCGGCTGACCTTCTTCGGATTGTTGGTCAGAATGCGGACGCGCCGCACGCCCAGATCACGAAGCATCTGCGCACCCACGCCGTAATCGCGCTTGTCCGCGGGGAAACCGAGCTTCTCGTTGGCTTCGACCGTATCGAGCCCTTCATCCTGAAGGCGATATGCATGCAACTTGTTGCGCAGTCCGATGCCGCGGCCTTCCTGCCGTAGATAGAGAATAACGCCTTCACCGGCCCTGGCGATCGTCTGCATCGCCAGATCGAGCTGTTCACCGCAATCACATCGTGCCGATCCGAAGACATCACCGGTCAGACATTGCGAGTGCGCACGCACGAGAACCGCGTGGTCGATGTCGATCGGTTCACCATCCGGACCGAGCTTGCCGATGTCCCCCATGCACAATGCAACGTGCGGCTCCGCGTCGGTCACGGACTGATAGGCGTGGAGCGTCCACTGACCGTAGGCGTTCTGCATGGGCACTGACTCAACGCGCATGACCGAACGTTCGCGCTGCAATCGATACTCAATCAGCGATTCAATCGTGCAGATCTTCAGATCATGCCGCGCAGCGAATTGCACCAGATCGTCCAGCCGGGCGATTTCGCCATTCTCCTTGAGTACCTCGATGATGACACCCGCCGGCTTCAGGCCGGCAAGCCGGGCGAGATCGATGCTCGCTTCCGTGTGGCCGGCGCGAACGAGCACGCCGCCGGGACGACCTTTGAGGGGGCTGATGTGACCGGGGCGATCAAAGTCGCCCGGCCGGGCATCGTCCGCCAGACATCGGCGAATCGTCGCGCATCGTTCCGCGGCCGAGACGCCTGTCGTGATTCCGAATTGTGGCTTCGCGTCGATGGAAATCGTATATGCGGTGCCATGCGGGGCGGTGCTGTCACTGGTTTGCGGGTAGAGGTGCAGTCGTTCGCAAATTTCAGCGGAGAGCGACAGGCACAGCTTGCCGGCGGCCTGCCGAATCATGAAATTGATCATCTGCGGCGTTACCAACTCCGCCGCGCACACCAAGTCGCCCTCGTTTTCGCGATCGGCATCGTCAACCAGAATGACGAGTCGGCCGGCCCTGATGTCTTCGAGTGCTTCCGTGACGGACGAAAACGGTTTGGCAACGGACGCCATCAGGCAATTCTCCAATTGAAGTCGCCCGCGTCGGTCAGGCGAACGACCAGGCCTCAAGCGCACGAATCCCCACTGCAACATAGTCAGCCGCCGCGGCGACCGCCAATGCCGACGAGATCCACCAGCATATGACCGGCAGGTTCGCGGCTTCGCCCGGCAATCCGGGCAACAATAGCATAGCCAGAACCAACGCCAATTGCGCGGCCGTACACCACTTCCCGAGCGTCCTGGCCTGCAAGCGAACCGGAACTGCAAACAGCCGTGATGCCAGCGCCCCCAGGCAGACCAGCAGGTCTCGGCTGATTGCAATTCCGACAACCCAGCCCGGCAGCCGAAATTGATGCAGGTCCCCTGATTCGGTGGGGCACGCGACCCCCAGACGCCAGAGCAAGACTACGGCGCAAATGACCAGAAGCTTGTCGGCAGCCGGGTCCAAAATGCGCCCCAGTGCGGTTTCCTGGCGCAGCCTGCGAGCCAGGTAGCCGTCAACCCAGTCACTCAACGCCATGACGGCGAAGACGCCGATCGCCAGCAACCGGTCTCGGACCCGGCCGGAGTCGGCTTGTCTCACCAGGAAGAAAACGAACACCGGAACGAGGAGAATTCGTCCCAGACTGATGCAATTGGGCAATCCGAGCCGGGACATCCACAAGACCGCGTTCCTTCCAATCTCAACCCATTGAGTGTACTTGCTCAGCGCTCTGTCGCCGAAGGTCCCGTGGCATCGTAAGCTCCGATAAGAACAGGAACAACGTCGGTTCCGGTGCGGGGATCCCGGCGGAATGGTGCATGGAGCGGGCAGGTTGGGGCCGGAATGCGGGTGCCCGCACTTTTGTAGGCGCATCAGACAGCGACTATACTACGGGGT from Phycisphaerae bacterium encodes the following:
- a CDS encoding GNAT family N-acetyltransferase — translated: MIQPGQPDPASKPASRRSVAARDRVALRRARTRRPMSLCLCDFDALYAPTVATWVRNDRELLWLAPRTPPPLSASKVMAWGRDRSSRMLLWDAASATPVGYTELNEMPGERDHLWIGHFLLAPHLRGRGLGKNFVRAVLARGFLDFNAREVSLVVFPDNHPAIRAYECGGMKAVGREFKYFKESRTRHEFVRMSIRRTAYERLIAAGEQPQRSILFIGDSALLRSGPIRLPFQSS
- a CDS encoding bifunctional 3,4-dihydroxy-2-butanone-4-phosphate synthase/GTP cyclohydrolase II, with the translated sequence MASVAKPFSSVTEALEDIRAGRLVILVDDADRENEGDLVCAAELVTPQMINFMIRQAAGKLCLSLSAEICERLHLYPQTSDSTAPHGTAYTISIDAKPQFGITTGVSAAERCATIRRCLADDARPGDFDRPGHISPLKGRPGGVLVRAGHTEASIDLARLAGLKPAGVIIEVLKENGEIARLDDLVQFAARHDLKICTIESLIEYRLQRERSVMRVESVPMQNAYGQWTLHAYQSVTDAEPHVALCMGDIGKLGPDGEPIDIDHAVLVRAHSQCLTGDVFGSARCDCGEQLDLAMQTIARAGEGVILYLRQEGRGIGLRNKLHAYRLQDEGLDTVEANEKLGFPADKRDYGVGAQMLRDLGVRRVRILTNNPKKVSRLEVYGLEVVDQLPLQVASNPHNRRYLQTKRDKLGHTLKDE
- a CDS encoding CDP-alcohol phosphatidyltransferase family protein — translated: MSRLGLPNCISLGRILLVPVFVFFLVRQADSGRVRDRLLAIGVFAVMALSDWVDGYLARRLRQETALGRILDPAADKLLVICAVVLLWRLGVACPTESGDLHQFRLPGWVVGIAISRDLLVCLGALASRLFAVPVRLQARTLGKWCTAAQLALVLAMLLLPGLPGEAANLPVICWWISSALAVAAAADYVAVGIRALEAWSFA